In the Leptotrichia sp. oral taxon 847 genome, one interval contains:
- a CDS encoding basic amino acid ABC transporter substrate-binding protein — translation MKKVFLMLTLLVFGLTSCGGSKSAKDSKKLRVGLNAVFAPFEYKENGQVVGFDVDLINEIAKDLNYETEIVDQSFDGLIPSLKAGKIDVIVSGMTATEDRRKSVDFTDDYFVSKQLYIRKKGNSAVTSSTLKGKKIGVLLGSIQEILARKIDGAIVVPNKSIVNTILDLKMGKVDALILDNVVAIEYMKKNPEMEIFYEKQDKEGMAMAFDKGKDTELIQKINAELKKLKENGKYDELLKKYNLNLSK, via the coding sequence ATGAAAAAAGTATTTTTAATGTTAACATTGTTAGTTTTTGGACTAACTTCGTGCGGAGGAAGTAAATCAGCAAAGGACTCAAAAAAATTGAGAGTGGGATTAAATGCAGTATTTGCACCATTTGAATATAAAGAAAATGGTCAGGTTGTGGGATTTGATGTGGATTTAATAAATGAGATTGCAAAAGATTTAAATTATGAAACTGAAATTGTTGATCAGTCGTTTGATGGATTAATTCCTTCGTTAAAAGCAGGGAAGATTGATGTGATAGTGTCAGGAATGACAGCGACAGAAGACAGAAGAAAATCAGTGGATTTTACAGATGATTACTTTGTGTCAAAACAACTTTATATTAGAAAAAAAGGAAATAGTGCGGTTACATCATCAACTTTAAAAGGTAAAAAAATAGGAGTTCTACTTGGTTCAATACAGGAAATTTTAGCTAGAAAAATTGACGGAGCTATTGTTGTACCAAATAAAAGTATTGTAAATACAATTTTGGATTTAAAAATGGGAAAAGTTGACGCTCTTATACTGGACAATGTAGTTGCAATTGAATATATGAAAAAAAATCCTGAAATGGAAATTTTTTACGAAAAACAAGATAAAGAAGGAATGGCAATGGCATTTGACAAAGGAAAAGATACAGAATTAATCCAAAAGATAAATGCAGAACTTAAAAAATTAAAAGAAAATGGAAAATACGATGAATTACTTAAAAAATACAATCTTAATTTAAGTAAATAA
- a CDS encoding OmpA family protein translates to MKKPVVLAMSSLVAMSVPTVSGKVTTSEMRKEIIRANMADVTEEEEEDDVPTLDPPNPEKPANDPDLITVSLTQDGMGTKIDKVKNDAQKKSSNLNFAQTKTSESTSEIPSNKNDKFELTKSDFVSLRSYDLVFDKNSAKLKKGAYPVLEDVKAYAEKNDFLVSVVGYTDTTGMKGYNKRLSKKRAESVSSRLLNIGLAEDRIVSVLGRGEKNPVSSNDTEEGRVKNRRVEFKFIKKGQI, encoded by the coding sequence ATGAAAAAACCGGTAGTGTTAGCGATGTCCTCGCTTGTAGCAATGTCAGTGCCGACTGTTTCAGGTAAAGTGACAACTTCTGAAATGAGGAAAGAAATCATTCGTGCAAATATGGCTGATGTAACGGAAGAAGAGGAAGAAGATGATGTACCGACATTGGATCCGCCTAATCCTGAAAAGCCTGCGAATGACCCCGATTTAATAACGGTGTCGCTCACTCAGGACGGAATGGGAACAAAAATAGACAAAGTTAAAAATGATGCTCAAAAGAAAAGTTCCAATTTGAATTTTGCGCAAACAAAAACTTCTGAGTCAACTAGCGAAATTCCGTCAAATAAAAATGATAAGTTTGAGTTGACAAAATCTGATTTTGTTTCTCTTCGTTCTTATGATTTAGTTTTTGATAAAAATAGTGCTAAGTTAAAAAAAGGAGCGTATCCTGTGTTGGAAGATGTAAAAGCTTATGCTGAAAAAAATGATTTTTTGGTTTCGGTAGTTGGATATACTGATACAACTGGTATGAAAGGATATAATAAAAGATTGTCGAAAAAAAGGGCAGAAAGTGTAAGTTCTCGTCTTTTAAATATTGGACTTGCGGAAGATAGAATTGTAAGTGTGCTTGGACGAGGCGAAAAAAACCCTGTAAGTTCAAATGATACCGAAGAGGGAAGAGTTAAAAATAGAAGAGTGGAATTTAAATTTATAAAAAAAGGTCAAATATAA
- the ytvI gene encoding sporulation integral membrane protein YtvI produces the protein MASYKDFDFKKLYFIVYIALILLVVFLLFKLGIFLFPFTLALFISIIIRPLTRFLMNKLKFSRKAASVISIVTFLIIFFGLIGVLSLKFFGEIYKLSQNLNSYSTDIQKLWTENVRKIYVYLGNFPAGFNDQLNNTINSFVSKGSVKIGSFINAIISFVTSIPTLILYVVITILSTFFMILDRDEILNYLEHQLPKSWLDKIFSIKTEMFTVLVSYLKAQAILGTVCLIESLILLNLLAFLKLDVPYPLLMSIIICIADILPILGAGTILIPWSILSFATRNIKLGIALLICYLIIMSVRQMLEPKLISQNLGVHPLITLISMYSGFKVFGVSGFLIGPIVMIILKNVFSKELEVGFFRDIFGDVEDRNKKAIKKDK, from the coding sequence ATGGCTAGTTATAAAGATTTTGACTTTAAAAAATTATATTTTATTGTATACATAGCTCTAATTTTATTAGTAGTTTTTTTGCTGTTTAAACTGGGAATTTTTTTATTTCCATTTACTCTTGCACTATTTATTTCAATAATAATTCGACCACTTACAAGGTTTTTAATGAATAAATTGAAGTTTTCAAGAAAAGCTGCTTCCGTAATTTCGATTGTAACATTTTTAATAATATTTTTTGGACTTATTGGAGTTCTGTCGTTAAAGTTTTTTGGTGAAATTTACAAATTATCTCAAAATTTAAACAGTTATAGCACCGATATTCAAAAATTATGGACAGAAAATGTTAGAAAAATTTATGTTTATTTGGGTAATTTCCCCGCAGGATTTAATGATCAACTAAATAACACAATAAATAGCTTTGTGTCAAAAGGTTCTGTAAAAATTGGCTCTTTTATAAATGCCATCATAAGTTTTGTTACATCTATTCCAACTCTGATTTTATATGTTGTGATTACAATTTTATCAACTTTTTTTATGATTTTAGATAGAGATGAGATACTTAATTATTTGGAACATCAATTACCAAAAAGCTGGCTTGATAAAATATTCAGTATAAAAACGGAAATGTTTACAGTGCTTGTTTCATATTTAAAAGCACAGGCAATCTTAGGAACTGTTTGTCTTATTGAATCACTGATATTATTAAACTTACTGGCATTTTTAAAACTTGATGTACCATATCCGCTTCTTATGTCAATCATTATTTGTATTGCTGATATTTTACCAATTTTAGGTGCTGGAACAATTTTAATTCCGTGGTCTATTTTATCTTTTGCTACAAGAAATATTAAATTAGGAATTGCACTACTTATTTGTTATTTAATAATTATGTCAGTAAGACAGATGCTGGAGCCAAAATTAATAAGTCAAAATTTGGGAGTCCATCCTTTAATTACACTTATTTCAATGTATTCCGGCTTTAAAGTTTTTGGAGTCAGTGGATTTTTAATTGGACCTATTGTTATGATTATTTTAAAAAACGTCTTTTCAAAAGAACTGGAAGTCGGATTTTTCAGAGATATTTTTGGAGACGTTGAAGATAGGAATAAAAAGGCCATAAAAAAAGACAAATAG